One segment of Panicum virgatum strain AP13 chromosome 1K, P.virgatum_v5, whole genome shotgun sequence DNA contains the following:
- the LOC120658482 gene encoding zinc finger CCCH domain-containing protein 13-like isoform X1: MRDRSVDREFPSRERGDRPPPGMLGPPRRGPAYKTKMCALWQRGGCSRDTCSFAHGRAELRRFPGSRTSFPPRAGRGDYRGGDFRERFDRRRSPHRRHSLDRDSRGHRPLHDRRPTSQERVLLAESSYSRSPSRKSDRRHDKNPDDGETNSSRSLSVSDKNDDRKKEKILSGDDKEDQEIQLKQIRQDTELLREDKSHLENILDEKNAEVRKISSRVNDLDLQIRKEKEECHRMTSKIKKFIKAHARFLKAQEELKRSQARFERLGDLLASDILKRGANEEVSSVNVDEDPNGPYERSPNAATAKKRSIPYSTSEEAKAVKKRRDRDSEFDKSSKGTEPTKALYLKKKLWEDEKDKIGNVVSSANTDKVKDSPAKHVLPSTGMAAHAVDDLFEAVELEDRHDPINTSVENDAGDETRSPAMPPQPPPVVNAYEQYEGDDEDVDVE, encoded by the exons ATGCGCGATCGATCGGTCGATCGCGAATTCCCCAGCCGCGAGCGCGGGGATCGGCCGCCACCCGGGATGCTGGGCCCTCCGCGCCGCGGGCCGGCGTACAAGACGAAGATGTGCGCGCTGTGGCAGCGCGGCGGCTGCTCCCGCGACACCTGCAGCTTCGCGCACGGgcgcgccgagctccgccggttCCCCGGCTCCCGCACCTCGTTCCCGCCCCGCGCCG GGAGGGGAGATTATAGAGGCGGTGACTTCAGAGAAAGGTTTGATAGGAGGCGTTCGCCTCATAGGAGGCATTCCCTTGATAGAGATTCCAGGGGTCATCGTCCTCTTCATGATCGAAGACCAACTTCTCAAGAAAGGG TTTTACTTGCAGAATCTAGCTATTCACGATCCCCCAGCAGGAAGAG cGATAGGAGGCATGATAAGAACCCTGATGATGGAGAAACCAACTCATCCAGGAGCTTGAGCGTCTCTGACAAAAATGATGAtagaaaaaaggagaaaatctTAAGTGGTGATGATAAAGAGGATCAAGAAATACAG CTGAAACAAATAAGACAGGATACGGAACTTCTGCGTGAGGATAAATCTCACTTGGAG AACATTTTGGATGAGAAGAACGCTGAAGTACGCAAGATTTCTAGCAGGGTAAATGATCTTGATCTGCAGATAAGGAAGGAGAAAGAGGAATGCCACAG GATGACCTCAAAAATAAAGAAGTTCATTAAAGCTCATGCTCGCTTTTTGAAAGCACAGGAAGAATTGAAAAG GTCACAAGCTCGTTTTGAGAGACTTGGTGATTTGCTTGCTTCGGATATTCTGAAGCGTGGTGCTAACGAAGAAGTTTCCAGTGTCAATGTTGATGAAGATCCAAATGGGCCTTATGAAAGGAGCCCAAATGCTGCTACAGCTAAGAAGAGATCAATCCCTTACTCAACAAGTGAAGAAGCAAAAGCCG TAAAGAAAAGGAGAGATCGTGATTCAGAATTTGATAAATCAAGCAAGGGAACTGAGCCAACAAAAGCTTTATATTTGAAGAAGAAATTGTGGGAAGATGAAAAGGATAAAATAGGCAATGTTGTTTCCTCGGCCAACACTGACAAG GTCAAAGATTCTCCAGCCAAACATGTTTTACCCTCCACTGGTATGGCTGCTCATGCTGTGGATGATCTATTTGAAGCTGTTGAACTGGAGGATAGGCATGATCCAATAAACACATCAGTAGAAAATGATGCTGGTGACGAAACTAGGTCGCCTGCTATGCCCCCACAGCCACCACCAGTGGTTAATGCTTACGAGCAG TATGAGGGTGATGATGAGGATGTCGACGTGGAGTAA
- the LOC120658482 gene encoding zinc finger CCCH domain-containing protein 13-like isoform X3 yields the protein MRDRSVDREFPSRERGDRPPPGMLGPPRRGPAYKTKMCALWQRGGCSRDTCSFAHGRAELRRFPGSRTSFPPRAGRGDYRGGDFRERFDRRRSPHRRHSLDRDSRGHRPLHDRRPTSQERVLLAESSYSRSPSRKSDRRHDKNPDDGETNSSRSLSVSDKNDDRKKEKILSGDDKEDQEIQLKQIRQDTELLREDKSHLENILDEKNAEVRKISSRVNDLDLQIRKEKEECHRMTSKIKKFIKAHARFLKAQEELKRSQARFERLGDLLASDILKRGANEEVSSVNVDEDPNGPYERSPNAATAKKRSIPYSTSEEAKAVKKRRDRDSEFDKSSKGTEPTKALYLKKKLWEDEKDKIGNVVSSANTDKYEGDDEDVDVE from the exons ATGCGCGATCGATCGGTCGATCGCGAATTCCCCAGCCGCGAGCGCGGGGATCGGCCGCCACCCGGGATGCTGGGCCCTCCGCGCCGCGGGCCGGCGTACAAGACGAAGATGTGCGCGCTGTGGCAGCGCGGCGGCTGCTCCCGCGACACCTGCAGCTTCGCGCACGGgcgcgccgagctccgccggttCCCCGGCTCCCGCACCTCGTTCCCGCCCCGCGCCG GGAGGGGAGATTATAGAGGCGGTGACTTCAGAGAAAGGTTTGATAGGAGGCGTTCGCCTCATAGGAGGCATTCCCTTGATAGAGATTCCAGGGGTCATCGTCCTCTTCATGATCGAAGACCAACTTCTCAAGAAAGGG TTTTACTTGCAGAATCTAGCTATTCACGATCCCCCAGCAGGAAGAG cGATAGGAGGCATGATAAGAACCCTGATGATGGAGAAACCAACTCATCCAGGAGCTTGAGCGTCTCTGACAAAAATGATGAtagaaaaaaggagaaaatctTAAGTGGTGATGATAAAGAGGATCAAGAAATACAG CTGAAACAAATAAGACAGGATACGGAACTTCTGCGTGAGGATAAATCTCACTTGGAG AACATTTTGGATGAGAAGAACGCTGAAGTACGCAAGATTTCTAGCAGGGTAAATGATCTTGATCTGCAGATAAGGAAGGAGAAAGAGGAATGCCACAG GATGACCTCAAAAATAAAGAAGTTCATTAAAGCTCATGCTCGCTTTTTGAAAGCACAGGAAGAATTGAAAAG GTCACAAGCTCGTTTTGAGAGACTTGGTGATTTGCTTGCTTCGGATATTCTGAAGCGTGGTGCTAACGAAGAAGTTTCCAGTGTCAATGTTGATGAAGATCCAAATGGGCCTTATGAAAGGAGCCCAAATGCTGCTACAGCTAAGAAGAGATCAATCCCTTACTCAACAAGTGAAGAAGCAAAAGCCG TAAAGAAAAGGAGAGATCGTGATTCAGAATTTGATAAATCAAGCAAGGGAACTGAGCCAACAAAAGCTTTATATTTGAAGAAGAAATTGTGGGAAGATGAAAAGGATAAAATAGGCAATGTTGTTTCCTCGGCCAACACTGACAAG TATGAGGGTGATGATGAGGATGTCGACGTGGAGTAA
- the LOC120658482 gene encoding zinc finger CCCH domain-containing protein 13-like isoform X2 produces MRDRSVDREFPSRERGDRPPPGMLGPPRRGPAYKTKMCALWQRGGCSRDTCSFAHGRAELRRFPGSRTSFPPRAGRGDYRGGDFRERFDRRRSPHRRHSLDRDSRGHRPLHDRRPTSQERESSYSRSPSRKSDRRHDKNPDDGETNSSRSLSVSDKNDDRKKEKILSGDDKEDQEIQLKQIRQDTELLREDKSHLENILDEKNAEVRKISSRVNDLDLQIRKEKEECHRMTSKIKKFIKAHARFLKAQEELKRSQARFERLGDLLASDILKRGANEEVSSVNVDEDPNGPYERSPNAATAKKRSIPYSTSEEAKAVKKRRDRDSEFDKSSKGTEPTKALYLKKKLWEDEKDKIGNVVSSANTDKVKDSPAKHVLPSTGMAAHAVDDLFEAVELEDRHDPINTSVENDAGDETRSPAMPPQPPPVVNAYEQYEGDDEDVDVE; encoded by the exons ATGCGCGATCGATCGGTCGATCGCGAATTCCCCAGCCGCGAGCGCGGGGATCGGCCGCCACCCGGGATGCTGGGCCCTCCGCGCCGCGGGCCGGCGTACAAGACGAAGATGTGCGCGCTGTGGCAGCGCGGCGGCTGCTCCCGCGACACCTGCAGCTTCGCGCACGGgcgcgccgagctccgccggttCCCCGGCTCCCGCACCTCGTTCCCGCCCCGCGCCG GGAGGGGAGATTATAGAGGCGGTGACTTCAGAGAAAGGTTTGATAGGAGGCGTTCGCCTCATAGGAGGCATTCCCTTGATAGAGATTCCAGGGGTCATCGTCCTCTTCATGATCGAAGACCAACTTCTCAAGAAAGGG AATCTAGCTATTCACGATCCCCCAGCAGGAAGAG cGATAGGAGGCATGATAAGAACCCTGATGATGGAGAAACCAACTCATCCAGGAGCTTGAGCGTCTCTGACAAAAATGATGAtagaaaaaaggagaaaatctTAAGTGGTGATGATAAAGAGGATCAAGAAATACAG CTGAAACAAATAAGACAGGATACGGAACTTCTGCGTGAGGATAAATCTCACTTGGAG AACATTTTGGATGAGAAGAACGCTGAAGTACGCAAGATTTCTAGCAGGGTAAATGATCTTGATCTGCAGATAAGGAAGGAGAAAGAGGAATGCCACAG GATGACCTCAAAAATAAAGAAGTTCATTAAAGCTCATGCTCGCTTTTTGAAAGCACAGGAAGAATTGAAAAG GTCACAAGCTCGTTTTGAGAGACTTGGTGATTTGCTTGCTTCGGATATTCTGAAGCGTGGTGCTAACGAAGAAGTTTCCAGTGTCAATGTTGATGAAGATCCAAATGGGCCTTATGAAAGGAGCCCAAATGCTGCTACAGCTAAGAAGAGATCAATCCCTTACTCAACAAGTGAAGAAGCAAAAGCCG TAAAGAAAAGGAGAGATCGTGATTCAGAATTTGATAAATCAAGCAAGGGAACTGAGCCAACAAAAGCTTTATATTTGAAGAAGAAATTGTGGGAAGATGAAAAGGATAAAATAGGCAATGTTGTTTCCTCGGCCAACACTGACAAG GTCAAAGATTCTCCAGCCAAACATGTTTTACCCTCCACTGGTATGGCTGCTCATGCTGTGGATGATCTATTTGAAGCTGTTGAACTGGAGGATAGGCATGATCCAATAAACACATCAGTAGAAAATGATGCTGGTGACGAAACTAGGTCGCCTGCTATGCCCCCACAGCCACCACCAGTGGTTAATGCTTACGAGCAG TATGAGGGTGATGATGAGGATGTCGACGTGGAGTAA
- the LOC120658482 gene encoding zinc finger CCCH domain-containing protein 13-like isoform X4 translates to MRDRSVDREFPSRERGDRPPPGMLGPPRRGPAYKTKMCALWQRGGCSRDTCSFAHGRAELRRFPGSRTSFPPRAGRGDYRGGDFRERFDRRRSPHRRHSLDRDSRGHRPLHDRRPTSQERESSYSRSPSRKSDRRHDKNPDDGETNSSRSLSVSDKNDDRKKEKILSGDDKEDQEIQLKQIRQDTELLREDKSHLENILDEKNAEVRKISSRVNDLDLQIRKEKEECHRMTSKIKKFIKAHARFLKAQEELKRSQARFERLGDLLASDILKRGANEEVSSVNVDEDPNGPYERSPNAATAKKRSIPYSTSEEAKAVKKRRDRDSEFDKSSKGTEPTKALYLKKKLWEDEKDKIGNVVSSANTDKYEGDDEDVDVE, encoded by the exons ATGCGCGATCGATCGGTCGATCGCGAATTCCCCAGCCGCGAGCGCGGGGATCGGCCGCCACCCGGGATGCTGGGCCCTCCGCGCCGCGGGCCGGCGTACAAGACGAAGATGTGCGCGCTGTGGCAGCGCGGCGGCTGCTCCCGCGACACCTGCAGCTTCGCGCACGGgcgcgccgagctccgccggttCCCCGGCTCCCGCACCTCGTTCCCGCCCCGCGCCG GGAGGGGAGATTATAGAGGCGGTGACTTCAGAGAAAGGTTTGATAGGAGGCGTTCGCCTCATAGGAGGCATTCCCTTGATAGAGATTCCAGGGGTCATCGTCCTCTTCATGATCGAAGACCAACTTCTCAAGAAAGGG AATCTAGCTATTCACGATCCCCCAGCAGGAAGAG cGATAGGAGGCATGATAAGAACCCTGATGATGGAGAAACCAACTCATCCAGGAGCTTGAGCGTCTCTGACAAAAATGATGAtagaaaaaaggagaaaatctTAAGTGGTGATGATAAAGAGGATCAAGAAATACAG CTGAAACAAATAAGACAGGATACGGAACTTCTGCGTGAGGATAAATCTCACTTGGAG AACATTTTGGATGAGAAGAACGCTGAAGTACGCAAGATTTCTAGCAGGGTAAATGATCTTGATCTGCAGATAAGGAAGGAGAAAGAGGAATGCCACAG GATGACCTCAAAAATAAAGAAGTTCATTAAAGCTCATGCTCGCTTTTTGAAAGCACAGGAAGAATTGAAAAG GTCACAAGCTCGTTTTGAGAGACTTGGTGATTTGCTTGCTTCGGATATTCTGAAGCGTGGTGCTAACGAAGAAGTTTCCAGTGTCAATGTTGATGAAGATCCAAATGGGCCTTATGAAAGGAGCCCAAATGCTGCTACAGCTAAGAAGAGATCAATCCCTTACTCAACAAGTGAAGAAGCAAAAGCCG TAAAGAAAAGGAGAGATCGTGATTCAGAATTTGATAAATCAAGCAAGGGAACTGAGCCAACAAAAGCTTTATATTTGAAGAAGAAATTGTGGGAAGATGAAAAGGATAAAATAGGCAATGTTGTTTCCTCGGCCAACACTGACAAG TATGAGGGTGATGATGAGGATGTCGACGTGGAGTAA